In the genome of Desulfomicrobium apsheronum, the window CGGTCCTTCATCCACAGATAACCGTAGGACGCATCCACGACCCAGGTGTCGTTTATCTTCCAGCCGGCGCCCAAGGTCACTATCTGCCGATCGGTGCAGGGCACGGCATAATCCTCGTAGTCGTCATTGACCGGAGACTGGTCGTAGACATAGCCGGCACGCAGATCGACGCTGTCGGTCAGGGCGTATTCGGCTCCAAATTGAAATCTCCACGTGTTGTTCCAGTTCTTGTCGCTTTCCAGTTTGTCGTCGAAACCGGGCTGAAGATCATCATAATTGACGATCAGGGATTTGTAGGAACTCCACCTTGTCCAGACCGCATCGAACTCCAGGCTCAAGCGCTCCACGGGCTTTACCATGACGCCCATGGTCACGGATTCGGGAACAGGTTCGGTGCCGGTCACATCCGTGCTCTTGAAGGGAAGCGGCGTCGACCCTTTCTGCTTGAAGTCACCGTCTCCGTGAACCGTCATTTGGATTTCGCTGCGCCAGGTAAGACCGAACGCAAGCCAGTCGAAAGGCCGGTAACGCGCACCGAGATTCATGCCGTAGCCCCAGCCATCGGCGGATATTTCATGCAGATAATCCGAATTCGGTATGTCTGGATGTTTGAAGGTCATATCGTATTCGAAATTCAGATACGTGGCCTCAACACCCACAGCCAGCGAAAAGGCGTCGGAAAACCTCAAGGCCAGATTGGGATTGATGGACACGGACTGGATGGCGGCGCGGGAGCAGTTGTAACGACCGACCCAGGAATCCGCGTCCTCGTATTCGGTGCCCAGGCCCACCCTGGAAAAAATGCCCAGCCCGAACCAGTAATTGTCCGAAAGCTGCTGCGTGTAATACATCGTGGGCAGGCCCCAGACCGAATCCGCGAAATCCATGTCGTCCGCCGTGCCGGACTTCACGTCCATGGTCGCCGAAGGAGCGATGGCCGTGGCTCCGATCTGAATCTGGCCGCCCGGCACGTCGGTGATGCAGGCCGGGTTGTAGGCCACGGATGAAGGATCTCCATCCCGGGCCACCATGGCCCCGCCCAAGGCGTTGCCTCTGGCGCTCCATTCATAGACGCCATACCCTGCGGCCCAGCCCTGCAATGGCCAAAGAACAACGCACAGCACAAAAATCCATCTTCGCATTTCTCTTCTCCCGCTTGTGATTTGCCCCGCCAACGTTGACAGAGCCCGGAGACTGTAGCAGGCAGAAATAAAACGTCAATGAACTATTATATCTTTTATATTCATTTTTTATGAACAATTTCTTTTGCCATACAGCGCCGGTGAACCCATGACCGTAAGCGATCTTTTGAGCTTCTATTCCCCGAGACTCGCGAGCACGAACGATATGGCCCTGATCCTCGACCAGAGGGGCGAGGTGCTTTATGCCAACGAGGCGGTGCGCAGCATCCAAAGTGCTCCGTTCAGAAGCTATGTGCCCCAGGACATCATCGAACAATTGCAGGCTGAAGTCCGGAGCAAGGAATTCTCGAGCCTGCCAAAGAACATCCCGCCCGTGCGCGAGGCCAGATTGCGCGTCATCCTCCCCGACGGCGCGGGCACTCGCCATGTAAGCTGGAAATTCATCGGCATCCCGGCCACTGACGGCGCGATCACGCTAGCCTGGGGCACCTTCAGGGCCACCGGACCCGGCCAGGAAATGGGGTTCACGGTCCTGCCGAGCGGCATCATCCAGGCCGCCAGCCCGGCCCTGTGCGCCATCTGCGGCTATACCCGGGACGAGCTTGTCGGCAGACCCGCGAGACAATTCTATTACACCGCCGCCTCGCGCAAGCGCATCGTCAACCAGCTCAATGAACGCAACGAGGTCGAGAACGGAGCCGTCACCCTGCGCTGCAAGGACGGCTCTCCGCTGACACTGTGGTACAGCGCCGAATCCATCCGGGCAGCGGGCGGCCGGATTCTTGCCTACAGCGGATTCTTCCAGCAGCGGCCCTTCACCTTTTCCTCCAAGCTGGCAGGTGAATTCACGCGCATCGTCGACGCCCTGCCCGACCTGGCCTGGGTCAGCGGACGGGACCTGCGCATCGTCGCGGCCAATCAGGCCTATCTGAGGGCTTACAAGCGCGAACGTGCCGAAGTCATCGGGCAAACCGAATACGACTTTCTGGAACCCGAGCATGCCCGCTTTCCCATCGAGGCGGCGCTCAAGGTCTTCGAGGAAAAGCAGGAACTCCTCCATCCCGCCGTCCCCCATCTGACCGATCCGCAGGTCTGGTACAGGGTCATCCGCCGTCCCATCTTCGACGACGACCGCCAGGAGGTCATTGGTCTTTTGGGAATTGCCCAGGATATCTCAGCCAAGGTCCTGCAGGAAAACGCCTTCATGGAGCAGCTGCGAGTCCGGGAGGAAGACGTGGTCGTGGTCAGCGACGATCAGGGCCGCATCCTGCGCCGCTCCGCCCAAACCCTGAACCCTTCGATATACGGGCGACCACAAACCTTTGACGCCTACACCCTCGACATGCGGCCGGTTCTCGACCTCATGCATCCGGACGATCTGCCCGCCGTGCGCCAGGCCATGCACCTCGTCCTGCGCGAACGGCGCGAACAGCACCTGGAATGCCGCATCCGCAATCAGACCGGAAACTATTCCACCATCCTGGCTCGGCTGCTCTTTCACGACGCCATCTACGGCGAACCGCGCATGTACGTGGTGGTACGCGACATCACCGAGCAGATGGGCCTGCGCAAGGCGACCATGGTCATCGAACGGCTCAAGCTGGCCTCGGGCACACGCACCGACCGCGAGCTGGCCTCTTTCCTGAATGTCTCCGCCGCAGCCATCTCCAACGCCCGCAAGAACGAGCGCGTCCCACCGGACTGGATCATCGACACAGGGCTGCGCACCGGCCGTTCCATCGACTGGATCGTCAGCGCCGTGATGCCGGGTCAGGCTTGAATCCGGCTCCCTCGCACCGGTTTATGGGGACAAGGAATTATTGTGCTTGCGGCGCGACATGGGTAGAAATCGGACTTTAAACACCATCTGGAGATTATCCATGAAACCGTTGCTTCTGCTGCTGTTTTTTTTGATCCCGGCCTGCGCCGGCCACCAGGCTACCTCCTCGGCGTCGCAGGAGAAATGGCTGACCCTGAACAGGGAATTCATCGCCCTGCACACCAAAGGCTCCCACGACCAGGCCTTGACGACAGCCCTGCAGGGAGTCGCGTTGGCGCAGGATTTCATGCCTCGGGAAAACGCAGATCTGGCGACTTCGCTGAACAATCTCGGGGTTACCTACGCAGCCCTGGGCCGGTTCGCGGAAGCCAGGGAAGCGTTGGAAAGAGCCCTGGCCATGCGCGAAAAAGTCCTGGGCCCCAATCACGCCGAAGTGGCCACGACCTTAAGCAATCTTGGGGAGCTTTATGCGGACATGAATCTGCCCTCGGAAGCGGAGGACGCATTCATCAGGGCACTTGAAATCCGGGAGGCCGGACTTGGGTCCGACAACGCCGATCTTGCCGAGACCCTGAACAACCTCGGTGAACTCTATCTGCGCCGAGGACTCCTGGATCAGAGCGACAAATTGTTGCGACGAGCGCTGGCCATCCGGGAAGAAAAACTGGGGGCAAACCACCCGCAGGTCGCCCGCACCCTCGACAATCTGGCCGGGATAGAACAGACCCGCAACAACTTTCCCCAGGCGCGGGATCTCCTGGAACGTTCGCTGATCATAAAGGAAGGCGCTCTTGGGCCCTTGCACCCCTGGCTGACAAACACCCTGACCAGTCTGGCGGAAGTCCTCATGGCCCAGGGTATGATCGCCGAGGCGGAACCCTTGGCGCGCAGGGCCGTGAACATCGGGGAGTCTGCATACGGCCGGGACAGCGTGCGCCTGGCCCTTCCGCTCACGACCCTGGGCAACCTGATGCGCAGGCAGGGACGTTTCGATGAAGCCGAAGAGATGCTCACCCGGGCGCTGCAACTGCAGGAGCAGACATTGCCGGCGGACCATCTCGACATTGCAATTTCCCTTGGCAATCTGGCCTCGGTTCACTATGCCCAAGGTCGATTTACCGAGGCCAAGTCGCTTTACGAACGGGCACTGGCCATCAACGAAGCGGGCCTGGGACAAAAGCATGGCGACGTGGCCCAGCTTCTGCACAATCTGGGCGTGGTCAATCGCAAGCTCGGGGATCCTCAGCAGGCCAGGACCTTGCTCATGCGGGCCCTGTCCATCCGCGAGGCACTGTTTGGCACATCGGCACCCCCGGTGGCCGACACTCTGGAGGCGCTGGCCTACACTCTGAAGGACGCAGGCGACGCCGCTTCAGCCGCCGCATATCTGGAGCGGGCCAAGGCCATTCGCGGACAGACATGGTGAGCGTGAATGCAGAAAATACGTTCATCCCAAAGGCTTTTCCGGATGCGTTCAGGCAAAAGCCTGAAATTCGAAATTAGACGTTTCATTTGTTTTTCTGTAGATGTATTGGCTCTTGCCACGGCGAAATTTCGCCAACATGATTCATAACGAACTTCATTTCAAAGTCAGGAGCGGGTTACAACGCAATGTTTGCGATCATAGGTTTATTGGTTGTTACGGGCTGTGTCGCCGGCGGCTACGCCATGGCCCACGGAAACTTCAGTGTTCTGTGGCAGCCTGCGGAAGTGGTCACCATTGTCGGCGCGGCGATCGGAACCTTTCTCATCTCCTCGCCGCTGAGGGTCATCAAGCTCACCGTCAAGGGCTTCACCAGCGTGTTCAAGGCCAAGGCCCCGGGAAAGGACGAATACCTGCAACTTTTGCGGGCCCTCTATGATCTGCTGACCCTGGCCAAGCACGAGGGCATCATCGCCCTCGAAAGCCATGCCAACAAGCCCATGGAAAGCAGCATCTTCACGCCCTATCCCTTTGTCATCAAGAACCATCACGTGCTCGACTTCATCTGCGACAACGTCAAGACCTACGCCATGGCCGGCATGGAACCCCATGAATTCGAAACCCTCATGGACATCGACATCGATACCCACCACGAGGAAGAATCCATCGCTTCGGGTTCGATCTCCAAACTCGCCGACTCCCTGCCGGCACTCGGCATCGTGGCCTGCGTGCTCGGCGTCGTCATCACCATGGGCGCCATCAACGAACCCCCGGAAATCCTTGGCAAGCACATCGGTGCGGCCCTGGTTGGAACATTCCTTGGAATCCTTCTGGCCTACGGCTACATCGCTCCGTTCGCGGCCAACATCGAACACCAAACCCGCGACCAGCACACGCTCATGAACGTGGCCAAGACCGCCATCATGTCCTTCGCCCTGGGTTGGGCACCGGCCCTGGCGCTGGAAGCCGCACGTCGCGCGGTGCCCAGTTCGACACGCCCCACTTTCGAAGAACTTGAAAACGCTGTTCGCAAGAAATAGCCCGACCGAGGTCGAGCAGGAAAAGATGAAACGCCATGGCCGATAAAAAAAATATCATCATAAAAAAAGTCAAAAAAGGCGGGCACGGCGGGCATCATGGCGGTGCCTGGAAGATCGCCTACGCCGACTTTGTCACGGCCATGATGGCCTTCTTCCTGCTGATGTGGCTCCTGAACAACGTGAGCGAAGAGAAGAAAGAGCAATTGTCCATCTATTTCAAGGAATTTTCGGTCATAGATGGCCTGCCTCCCTCCATGAGCATGGGAGCTGGCGGACAAAGCGCCTCCGACCCGCAGCTCACCCCGCTCATCATGGAAGGAACGACGGGCATGTTCGCCGAAGGCAAATCCCAGGAGGAAATCCTCAAGGAAGCCATGGCCAAGATGATCGAGGAGCGACTGAAGGAATACAAGGAGGAGCTCATCATCGACACCTTCGACAACGGCGTGCGCATCCAGATGCTCTACGGAGAGGGCAACCCCTTTTTTGATTCGGCCAGCTCACAATTGACAGGAGATGCGCGAAACGTTCTGAAAGTCATCGCCGACACCGTACGCGATCTGCCCAATCAGATTGCCGTCGAAGGTCACACCGACGCAGTGCCCCTCGGAGGGCCGCAATCCCGCTACACCAACTGGGAGCTTTCCACGGACCGCGCATCATCCGCGCGTGTCATTCTCCAGGAATTCGGGGTGGAGCCCAAACGCATGGTCAGGGTTGCGGGATATGCCGCCACGCAGCCACTGATCC includes:
- the motA gene encoding flagellar motor stator protein MotA → MFAIIGLLVVTGCVAGGYAMAHGNFSVLWQPAEVVTIVGAAIGTFLISSPLRVIKLTVKGFTSVFKAKAPGKDEYLQLLRALYDLLTLAKHEGIIALESHANKPMESSIFTPYPFVIKNHHVLDFICDNVKTYAMAGMEPHEFETLMDIDIDTHHEEESIASGSISKLADSLPALGIVACVLGVVITMGAINEPPEILGKHIGAALVGTFLGILLAYGYIAPFAANIEHQTRDQHTLMNVAKTAIMSFALGWAPALALEAARRAVPSSTRPTFEELENAVRKK
- a CDS encoding tetratricopeptide repeat protein: MKPLLLLLFFLIPACAGHQATSSASQEKWLTLNREFIALHTKGSHDQALTTALQGVALAQDFMPRENADLATSLNNLGVTYAALGRFAEAREALERALAMREKVLGPNHAEVATTLSNLGELYADMNLPSEAEDAFIRALEIREAGLGSDNADLAETLNNLGELYLRRGLLDQSDKLLRRALAIREEKLGANHPQVARTLDNLAGIEQTRNNFPQARDLLERSLIIKEGALGPLHPWLTNTLTSLAEVLMAQGMIAEAEPLARRAVNIGESAYGRDSVRLALPLTTLGNLMRRQGRFDEAEEMLTRALQLQEQTLPADHLDIAISLGNLASVHYAQGRFTEAKSLYERALAINEAGLGQKHGDVAQLLHNLGVVNRKLGDPQQARTLLMRALSIREALFGTSAPPVADTLEALAYTLKDAGDAASAAAYLERAKAIRGQTW
- a CDS encoding PAS domain-containing protein, with the translated sequence MTVSDLLSFYSPRLASTNDMALILDQRGEVLYANEAVRSIQSAPFRSYVPQDIIEQLQAEVRSKEFSSLPKNIPPVREARLRVILPDGAGTRHVSWKFIGIPATDGAITLAWGTFRATGPGQEMGFTVLPSGIIQAASPALCAICGYTRDELVGRPARQFYYTAASRKRIVNQLNERNEVENGAVTLRCKDGSPLTLWYSAESIRAAGGRILAYSGFFQQRPFTFSSKLAGEFTRIVDALPDLAWVSGRDLRIVAANQAYLRAYKRERAEVIGQTEYDFLEPEHARFPIEAALKVFEEKQELLHPAVPHLTDPQVWYRVIRRPIFDDDRQEVIGLLGIAQDISAKVLQENAFMEQLRVREEDVVVVSDDQGRILRRSAQTLNPSIYGRPQTFDAYTLDMRPVLDLMHPDDLPAVRQAMHLVLRERREQHLECRIRNQTGNYSTILARLLFHDAIYGEPRMYVVVRDITEQMGLRKATMVIERLKLASGTRTDRELASFLNVSAAAISNARKNERVPPDWIIDTGLRTGRSIDWIVSAVMPGQA
- a CDS encoding flagellar motor protein MotB, with product MADKKNIIIKKVKKGGHGGHHGGAWKIAYADFVTAMMAFFLLMWLLNNVSEEKKEQLSIYFKEFSVIDGLPPSMSMGAGGQSASDPQLTPLIMEGTTGMFAEGKSQEEILKEAMAKMIEERLKEYKEELIIDTFDNGVRIQMLYGEGNPFFDSASSQLTGDARNVLKVIADTVRDLPNQIAVEGHTDAVPLGGPQSRYTNWELSTDRASSARVILQEFGVEPKRMVRVAGYAATQPLIRENPEDPRNRRVSILLFNDPTRSPVDVNSTSGQNGQLSVNPLMNGTSGPAVPQGAPTLPSRN
- a CDS encoding OmpP1/FadL family transporter, with product MRRWIFVLCVVLWPLQGWAAGYGVYEWSARGNALGGAMVARDGDPSSVAYNPACITDVPGGQIQIGATAIAPSATMDVKSGTADDMDFADSVWGLPTMYYTQQLSDNYWFGLGIFSRVGLGTEYEDADSWVGRYNCSRAAIQSVSINPNLALRFSDAFSLAVGVEATYLNFEYDMTFKHPDIPNSDYLHEISADGWGYGMNLGARYRPFDWLAFGLTWRSEIQMTVHGDGDFKQKGSTPLPFKSTDVTGTEPVPESVTMGVMVKPVERLSLEFDAVWTRWSSYKSLIVNYDDLQPGFDDKLESDKNWNNTWRFQFGAEYALTDSVDLRAGYVYDQSPVNDDYEDYAVPCTDRQIVTLGAGWKINDTWVVDASYGYLWMKDRKYEARKEANIIELTREDAHAHMAGLSVTYRF